A portion of the Bacteroides faecium genome contains these proteins:
- a CDS encoding SusC/RagA family TonB-linked outer membrane protein, producing MVRRHGKLTFLGLLLITSCSSLFAQKIPVTVPIDSLITVGYATGSLKTISGSVEKITERQMNKDQITNPLEAIRGRVPGLTIQRGSNGPAALDAVRLRGTTSLTSGNDPLIIVDGVFGDLSMLTSIYPTDIESFTILKDASETAQYGSRGASGVIEVTTKKGMQGKTQVAYNGSFGISTVYKNLKMLSGNEFRQVASERGISILDKGYNTNFQKEIEQTGLQQNHHIAFYGGSSESNYRVSLGFMDRQGVILNEDMKNFTSNMNMNQRMFDGFLNCELGMFGSILKNHNLVDYQKTFYSAATFNPTYPNHKDPVTNSWDGITTASQITNPLAWMEVQDDDATSHISTHARLTFNLMKELKLTLFGAYTYNIVENSQYLPTSVWANGQAYKGTKKRESLLGNMMLTYKKHWKKHFFDALALAELQKETYTGYYTTVTNFSTDKFGYNNLQAGALRLWEGTNSYYEQPRLASFMGRFNYTYADRYILTLNARTDASSKFGANNKWGFFPSASAAWVISEEKFMKQLPMVDNLKFRIGYGLAGNQSGIDSYTTLNLVKPNGVVPVGNSAIVSLGDLRNTNPDLKWEVKHTFNTGIDVALFGNRLLLSANYYNSRTTDMLYLYNVSVPPFTYNTLLANIGSMRNWGTEIAIGITPLKTRDMELNINANITFQRNKLLSLSGMYNGEMISAPEYKSLASLDGAGFHGGYNHIVYQMVGQPLGVFYLPHSTGLESDGNGGYTYGIADLNGGGVSLEDGEDRYVAGQAVPKTILGSNISFRYKRFDLSVQINGAFGHKIYNGTSLTYMNMNIFPDYNVMKAAPKQNIKDQTATDYWLEKGDYVNFDYVTLGWNVPIEKVQKLKKYVRSLRLAFTVNNLATISGYSGLSPMINSSTVNSTLGVDDKRGYPLARTYILGLSINF from the coding sequence ATGGTACGACGACACGGTAAACTAACTTTTCTCGGTCTTCTTCTGATAACCTCTTGCAGCAGCTTGTTTGCGCAGAAGATTCCTGTAACTGTTCCCATAGATTCCCTAATCACGGTAGGATACGCCACCGGAAGTCTGAAAACTATCTCCGGCTCCGTAGAGAAAATCACGGAAAGACAGATGAACAAAGACCAGATAACGAATCCTTTGGAAGCGATTCGCGGCCGTGTCCCCGGTCTGACCATCCAACGGGGAAGTAACGGGCCTGCCGCCCTCGACGCTGTTCGCCTGCGGGGAACGACCTCTCTCACCAGTGGCAATGACCCGCTGATTATCGTCGACGGAGTATTCGGCGACCTCAGCATGCTGACCTCTATTTACCCCACTGACATCGAAAGCTTCACCATCTTGAAAGACGCTTCCGAAACCGCCCAGTACGGCTCGCGCGGTGCTTCCGGTGTCATAGAAGTCACCACGAAAAAAGGGATGCAAGGCAAGACGCAAGTAGCCTACAATGGCAGCTTCGGCATCTCCACCGTCTACAAAAACTTGAAAATGCTCTCCGGCAACGAATTCCGCCAAGTTGCCTCGGAACGTGGTATCTCCATCCTCGACAAAGGCTACAACACCAACTTCCAAAAAGAAATCGAACAAACCGGCTTGCAGCAGAACCACCACATCGCTTTCTACGGCGGTTCCAGTGAGTCCAACTATCGTGTCTCCCTCGGTTTCATGGACCGCCAGGGAGTTATCTTGAACGAAGACATGAAGAACTTCACTTCCAACATGAACATGAACCAGCGTATGTTCGACGGTTTCTTAAACTGCGAACTGGGAATGTTCGGCTCCATCCTCAAGAACCATAACCTGGTAGATTATCAGAAGACATTCTACTCGGCAGCCACCTTCAACCCAACTTATCCCAACCATAAAGACCCCGTCACCAACTCTTGGGACGGCATCACCACCGCCAGTCAAATCACCAATCCACTGGCATGGATGGAAGTGCAGGACGACGACGCCACCTCGCATATCAGCACCCACGCCCGCCTGACATTCAACTTGATGAAGGAACTGAAACTCACACTCTTCGGCGCCTACACCTACAACATCGTCGAAAACTCCCAATATCTCCCCACATCCGTCTGGGCAAACGGGCAAGCCTACAAAGGAACTAAAAAACGTGAATCCCTGTTAGGCAATATGATGCTGACCTACAAGAAGCACTGGAAGAAACATTTCTTCGACGCCCTCGCCCTCGCCGAACTCCAGAAAGAAACCTATACCGGATACTACACCACAGTAACCAACTTCAGCACCGACAAATTCGGCTACAATAACTTGCAAGCAGGCGCGCTCCGCCTGTGGGAAGGTACAAACTCCTACTACGAGCAACCCCGCCTTGCTTCCTTCATGGGACGCTTCAACTACACCTACGCCGACCGTTACATACTCACCCTCAACGCCCGTACCGACGCATCCTCAAAATTCGGCGCTAACAATAAATGGGGATTTTTCCCTTCCGCATCCGCCGCCTGGGTGATTAGTGAAGAGAAATTCATGAAACAGCTCCCTATGGTAGACAATCTGAAATTCCGTATCGGCTACGGCCTTGCAGGTAACCAAAGCGGAATAGACTCCTACACAACGCTGAACCTCGTCAAACCGAACGGTGTCGTTCCCGTAGGAAACTCCGCCATCGTCTCCCTGGGCGACTTGCGGAACACCAACCCCGACTTGAAATGGGAAGTAAAGCATACCTTCAACACCGGCATCGACGTAGCCCTGTTCGGCAACCGCCTGCTGCTCTCCGCCAACTATTACAACTCCCGCACCACCGATATGCTCTACCTCTACAATGTCAGCGTGCCGCCATTCACCTACAACACCCTGTTGGCGAACATCGGCTCCATGCGCAACTGGGGTACTGAAATCGCTATCGGCATCACCCCTCTGAAAACCCGGGACATGGAACTGAACATCAACGCCAACATCACCTTCCAACGCAACAAACTGCTCTCCCTGAGCGGTATGTACAACGGCGAAATGATTTCCGCCCCCGAATACAAAAGTCTTGCCAGTCTTGACGGCGCCGGCTTCCACGGCGGATACAACCACATCGTCTACCAAATGGTAGGCCAACCGCTAGGCGTCTTCTACCTTCCCCATAGCACAGGACTGGAATCCGACGGCAACGGCGGATACACCTACGGCATCGCTGATTTAAACGGCGGCGGTGTCAGCCTTGAAGACGGCGAAGACCGTTACGTAGCCGGGCAAGCCGTCCCGAAAACGATTCTTGGTTCCAACATCAGTTTCCGTTACAAACGCTTCGACCTCTCCGTCCAGATTAACGGAGCCTTCGGTCACAAAATCTACAACGGAACTTCTCTGACTTACATGAACATGAATATCTTCCCCGACTACAACGTCATGAAAGCAGCCCCGAAGCAGAACATAAAAGACCAGACCGCCACGGACTACTGGCTGGAAAAGGGGGATTACGTCAACTTCGACTACGTGACCCTAGGCTGGAACGTCCCCATAGAGAAAGTGCAGAAACTCAAAAAGTACGTCCGTTCCCTGCGCCTGGCGTTCACCGTCAACAACTTGGCGACCATCTCCGGCTATTCGGGACTCTCGCCCATGATTAACAGCTCCACCGTAAACTCAACTTTAGGCGTGGACGACAAACGCGGCTACCCGTTAGCCCGTACCTACATACTGGGACTAAGTATTAACTTCTAA
- a CDS encoding type II toxin-antitoxin system Phd/YefM family antitoxin, whose product MRTTNYSELRNNLKSYLDAVINDSEPLIVHRSGNESVVVISLEEYNSIKETEYIMKSPAMMDIIRKGDDEIKNGGGTSVDIENLWK is encoded by the coding sequence ATGAGAACAACCAATTATTCAGAACTAAGAAATAACCTCAAGAGTTATCTCGATGCGGTTATCAATGACAGTGAACCATTAATCGTTCATCGTTCAGGAAACGAAAGTGTAGTCGTTATTTCTTTGGAAGAATACAATTCTATCAAAGAGACTGAATACATCATGAAATCCCCCGCCATGATGGATATCATCAGAAAGGGAGACGATGAAATAAAAAATGGCGGCGGTACTTCGGTTGATATTGAAAATCTATGGAAATAA
- a CDS encoding Txe/YoeB family addiction module toxin translates to MEIKLLEQARIDLEYWKKTGNKVIMNKITALLRDISEHPYTGIGKPEPLKYELAGKWSRRINSEHRIIYSVHEDTIEIYVFSMRYHYMKK, encoded by the coding sequence ATGGAAATAAAACTTCTTGAACAGGCTAGAATAGACCTTGAGTACTGGAAAAAGACTGGGAACAAAGTCATTATGAATAAAATAACGGCTTTGCTCAGAGATATTTCAGAGCATCCATATACCGGTATAGGTAAACCGGAACCGCTAAAATATGAACTTGCGGGCAAATGGTCAAGACGTATTAACTCAGAACATCGAATCATCTATTCCGTACATGAAGATACGATTGAAATATATGTATTTTCTATGAGATATCACTATATGAAGAAATAA
- a CDS encoding RagB/SusD family nutrient uptake outer membrane protein → MCMTLFSCDKFLEENPKDKLPAGDVYNKLSDVYLNAVASLYTYVGGYSDSQGLQGTGRGVYDLNTFTTDEAIIPTRGGDWYDGGFWQGLYLHDWGIENDAIQATWEYLYKVVMLSNKSLEIIDKFSETHSDAELPAYRAEVQAMRAMYYYYLMDLFARIPLVQSSSVAMKDVLQSDRKTVFEFIFRELQEAEPLLSDVHSNQSGPYYGRITRPVVTFLLAKLALNAEVYTDNDWTDTQRPDGKNIKFTVNGTELNAWETTIYYCDQLKSLGYKLEPKYETNFSVFNEPSIENIFTIPMNKTLYTNQMQYLFRSRHYNHAKAYGLSGENGPSATIEALETFEYEKSTQDPRFDICYFAGIVRDLKGNVIKLDDGTVLEYLPWDVKLDITDTPYEQTAGARMKKYEVDPTATKDGKLMENDIVLFRYADALLMKSEAKVRNGENGDNELNEVRNRVNAAPRSATLENILAERQLELAWEGWRRQDLIRFGKFTRAYSSRPQLPDEASGYTTVFPIPEKIRVMNTNLKQNPGY, encoded by the coding sequence ATGTGTATGACTCTCTTTTCGTGCGATAAATTTCTGGAAGAAAATCCAAAGGACAAACTTCCCGCCGGTGATGTTTACAACAAACTGTCCGACGTATATCTCAACGCCGTAGCCTCACTCTACACCTACGTCGGCGGTTACAGCGACAGCCAAGGCCTGCAAGGAACGGGTAGGGGAGTCTACGACCTGAACACCTTCACCACCGACGAAGCCATCATCCCTACACGTGGCGGCGACTGGTACGACGGCGGCTTCTGGCAAGGGCTCTACCTGCATGACTGGGGAATCGAAAATGACGCCATCCAAGCCACCTGGGAATACCTCTACAAAGTCGTAATGCTCAGCAACAAATCACTAGAAATAATAGATAAATTCAGCGAAACCCACTCCGACGCGGAACTCCCCGCCTACCGTGCCGAAGTGCAAGCCATGCGTGCCATGTACTATTACTACCTAATGGACTTATTCGCCCGCATCCCCTTGGTGCAATCTTCTTCCGTAGCCATGAAAGACGTACTCCAAAGCGACCGCAAAACCGTCTTTGAATTTATCTTCCGCGAATTGCAGGAAGCCGAGCCTTTACTCAGTGACGTGCACAGCAACCAATCCGGCCCTTATTACGGTCGTATCACCCGTCCCGTAGTCACTTTCCTGTTAGCCAAACTAGCCCTGAACGCCGAAGTCTACACCGACAACGACTGGACGGACACCCAACGCCCGGACGGAAAGAACATCAAATTCACCGTAAACGGCACCGAGCTCAACGCCTGGGAAACAACCATCTACTACTGCGACCAACTAAAATCCCTCGGCTATAAACTGGAACCGAAATACGAAACAAACTTCTCCGTCTTCAACGAACCGTCGATAGAGAACATCTTCACCATCCCGATGAACAAAACCTTATACACCAATCAAATGCAATACCTTTTCCGTTCCCGCCACTATAACCACGCCAAAGCCTACGGCTTAAGCGGCGAGAACGGTCCTAGCGCAACGATTGAAGCCCTCGAAACCTTCGAATACGAGAAGTCAACCCAAGACCCCCGCTTCGACATCTGTTACTTCGCCGGCATCGTGCGTGACCTCAAAGGAAACGTTATCAAACTGGACGACGGCACTGTCCTGGAATATCTTCCCTGGGACGTAAAACTGGACATCACCGACACCCCTTATGAACAAACGGCAGGCGCCCGCATGAAAAAGTACGAAGTAGACCCGACCGCCACCAAAGACGGTAAACTGATGGAAAACGACATCGTCCTCTTCCGCTACGCCGATGCCTTACTGATGAAGAGCGAAGCAAAAGTACGAAACGGTGAAAACGGCGATAATGAACTGAACGAAGTCCGTAATCGTGTGAACGCCGCTCCCCGTTCCGCCACTTTAGAAAACATACTTGCCGAACGTCAGCTTGAACTGGCCTGGGAAGGTTGGAGACGTCAAGACCTGATTCGCTTCGGAAAGTTTACAAGAGCGTACAGCAGCCGTCCGCAATTACCGGATGAAGCAAGCGGCTATACAACCGTGTTTCCTATCCCGGAGAAGATACGGGTAATGAATACGAATTTGAAGCAGAATCCGGGATACTAA
- a CDS encoding glycoside hydrolase family 20 protein, whose translation MNIRNRYAKVCLFLWVLGMCLTAHSLKAQSVIPVPLKMEQGTGSFLLSEKTKLYTNLQGGEAQLLENCLQALPVHLKKGKKKDTQNVLSLLITEKSGQLPTPESYTLSVTPERIQIQATSGAGLFYGIQTLLQLSVSSGAGVITVSAVEVQDTPRFAYRGLMLDVSRHFFTKEFVKKQIDALAFYKINRLHLHLTDAAGWRIEIKKYPLLTEFAAWRTDANWKKWWNGDRKYVRFDEPGASGGYYTQDDIREIVEYARQHFITVIPEIEMPAHSEEVLAAYPQLSCAGEPYKNADFCVGNEETFTFLENVLTEVLELFPSEYIHIGGDEAGMAAWKTCPKCQKRMKDEHLSHVDELQSYLIHRIEKFLNARGRRLLGWDEILKGGLAPNATVMSWRGEEGGIAAVTSGHRAVMTPGSHCYLDSYQDAPYSQPEAIGGYLPLKKVYAYNPVAASLSAEQAKLVYGAQVNLFTEYVPTPEHVEYMLYPRTLALAEVAWSAPERKSWPDFHARALKAVSDLQAKGYHPFDLKNEIGSRPESTCPVTHLALGKKVTYNAPYNSSYAAKGDVTLTDGIRGDWTYGDGAWQGFISKNRLDVTIDMEADVSVHSIIATFMQVVGAEVFLPASVTISISDDGTNFTELKHQTFEVTKEVPIKFTDISWEGNAQGRYVRYQAQAGKEFGGWIFTDEIIVK comes from the coding sequence ATGAATATAAGAAATAGATACGCTAAAGTTTGTCTTTTCTTATGGGTATTGGGAATGTGCTTGACCGCACATTCCCTCAAAGCACAGTCCGTCATTCCTGTCCCGTTGAAAATGGAGCAGGGGACGGGCTCTTTTTTACTGTCAGAGAAAACAAAACTTTATACAAACCTACAAGGTGGAGAAGCGCAGCTTCTGGAGAATTGCCTGCAAGCATTGCCGGTTCATCTCAAGAAAGGGAAAAAGAAAGATACGCAGAATGTACTTTCTCTATTGATAACGGAAAAGAGCGGACAGTTGCCCACTCCTGAAAGTTATACGCTGTCCGTCACACCGGAGCGAATCCAGATTCAAGCAACTTCGGGAGCCGGACTCTTCTACGGGATTCAGACACTCTTGCAGCTATCGGTTTCTTCGGGCGCGGGCGTCATCACCGTTTCTGCCGTTGAAGTGCAGGACACGCCCCGTTTCGCTTATCGCGGATTGATGCTCGACGTATCCCGCCACTTCTTCACCAAGGAATTTGTGAAGAAACAGATAGACGCACTGGCATTCTATAAAATCAACCGTCTGCATCTGCACCTCACGGATGCGGCAGGCTGGCGGATTGAAATCAAGAAATACCCTCTGCTGACAGAATTTGCAGCCTGGCGTACCGATGCCAACTGGAAAAAATGGTGGAATGGCGACCGCAAATACGTCCGTTTCGACGAACCCGGAGCTTCCGGCGGTTACTATACCCAGGATGATATCCGTGAAATCGTAGAATATGCCCGTCAGCATTTTATCACGGTTATTCCGGAGATTGAAATGCCTGCCCACTCGGAAGAAGTACTGGCAGCTTATCCGCAACTCTCTTGTGCGGGTGAACCCTATAAGAATGCGGACTTCTGTGTCGGCAACGAAGAGACATTCACTTTCCTTGAAAATGTACTGACCGAAGTCCTCGAACTTTTCCCTTCCGAATACATTCATATAGGCGGTGACGAAGCCGGTATGGCAGCATGGAAAACCTGCCCGAAATGTCAGAAGAGAATGAAGGACGAGCACCTCTCTCACGTAGACGAACTGCAAAGCTACCTGATTCACCGGATAGAAAAGTTTCTGAACGCCCGCGGCCGTCGTTTGCTGGGCTGGGACGAGATACTTAAAGGCGGTCTGGCTCCTAATGCGACAGTCATGTCATGGCGTGGCGAAGAAGGCGGCATTGCTGCTGTTACTTCCGGTCATCGGGCTGTCATGACGCCGGGAAGCCACTGCTATCTGGACAGTTATCAGGATGCCCCGTACTCCCAGCCGGAAGCCATCGGCGGATACCTGCCTCTGAAAAAGGTCTATGCTTACAATCCGGTTGCCGCTTCATTGTCAGCGGAACAGGCGAAACTTGTGTATGGCGCACAAGTTAACCTTTTTACAGAATATGTTCCGACTCCCGAACATGTAGAGTATATGTTATATCCCCGCACATTGGCGTTGGCGGAAGTTGCCTGGTCGGCTCCCGAACGTAAATCATGGCCGGACTTCCATGCCCGTGCTTTGAAAGCCGTATCGGATTTGCAGGCAAAAGGCTACCATCCTTTCGACCTTAAAAACGAAATCGGTAGTCGCCCGGAATCTACCTGTCCCGTTACGCATTTGGCATTAGGGAAAAAAGTGACTTATAACGCTCCGTACAACTCTTCTTATGCGGCGAAAGGCGACGTGACATTGACGGACGGCATACGCGGTGACTGGACATACGGTGACGGTGCATGGCAAGGTTTTATTTCAAAGAACCGCCTGGACGTAACCATTGACATGGAAGCCGACGTTTCCGTCCACTCCATTATCGCTACCTTTATGCAAGTAGTAGGCGCGGAAGTATTCCTGCCCGCATCTGTCACGATTTCTATTTCCGATGACGGAACCAACTTCACCGAGTTGAAACATCAAACCTTTGAAGTAACCAAAGAAGTCCCTATTAAATTCACGGACATCTCTTGGGAAGGAAATGCGCAAGGAAGATATGTACGCTATCAGGCACAAGCCGGAAAAGAGTTCGGTGGCTGGATATTTACCGATGAGATAATCGTGAAATAG
- the dnaJ gene encoding molecular chaperone DnaJ, translating to MAEKRDYYEILEVTKTATVEEIKKAYRKKAIQYHPDKNPGDKEAEEKFKEAAEAYDVLSNPDKRSRYDQFGHAGVSGAAGNGGPFGGFGGEGMSMDDIFSMFGDIFGGRGGGFGGGFSGFGGFGGGGGGSQQRRYRGSDLRVKVKLTLKEISEGVEKKFKLKKYVPCDQCHGSGAEGDGGSETCPTCKGSGSVIRNQQTILGTMQTRVTCSTCNGEGKIIKNKCKKCGGDGIIYGEEVVTVQIPAGVAEGMQLAMGGKGNAGKHNGVPGDLLILVEEEPHQDLIRDENDLIYNLLLSFPTAALGGAVEIPTIDGKVKVKIDSGTQPGKVLRLRGKGLPNVNGYGTGDLLVNISIYVPEALNKEEKATLEKMDASDNFKPSTSVKEKIFKKFKSFFD from the coding sequence ATGGCAGAAAAAAGAGATTATTACGAAATACTGGAAGTGACGAAGACCGCCACAGTAGAAGAAATTAAAAAGGCTTACCGCAAAAAGGCGATTCAGTATCACCCTGACAAGAATCCGGGGGATAAAGAAGCGGAAGAGAAGTTCAAGGAAGCGGCCGAGGCTTATGATGTGTTGAGTAATCCGGATAAGCGTTCGCGGTATGACCAGTTCGGTCATGCGGGTGTGAGCGGTGCGGCAGGCAATGGCGGGCCGTTCGGCGGTTTCGGTGGCGAAGGTATGTCGATGGATGATATTTTCTCTATGTTCGGCGATATTTTCGGTGGTCGTGGCGGTGGCTTCGGCGGCGGATTCAGCGGTTTTGGCGGATTCGGTGGCGGTGGCGGCGGTTCACAACAGCGCCGGTATCGCGGTAGTGACCTTCGCGTGAAAGTGAAACTGACTTTGAAGGAAATCTCCGAAGGGGTGGAAAAGAAGTTCAAACTCAAGAAATATGTGCCGTGTGACCAGTGTCATGGTTCGGGTGCCGAGGGTGACGGCGGTTCGGAGACGTGTCCTACTTGTAAGGGTAGCGGCTCGGTGATTCGCAACCAGCAGACGATTCTGGGCACTATGCAGACGCGTGTCACTTGTTCTACTTGTAACGGTGAAGGTAAGATTATCAAGAACAAGTGTAAGAAGTGCGGTGGCGACGGAATCATTTACGGTGAAGAAGTGGTGACGGTGCAAATCCCTGCCGGAGTGGCAGAGGGTATGCAGCTCGCTATGGGTGGCAAGGGTAATGCCGGAAAACATAATGGCGTGCCGGGCGATTTGCTGATACTTGTAGAGGAAGAACCGCATCAGGACTTGATTCGCGATGAGAATGACTTGATTTACAATTTGTTGTTGAGTTTCCCGACGGCTGCGTTGGGCGGCGCTGTGGAGATTCCGACGATTGACGGTAAGGTGAAAGTGAAGATTGATTCGGGTACTCAGCCGGGGAAAGTGCTTCGCCTTCGTGGAAAGGGGTTGCCGAACGTGAATGGATATGGAACGGGGGATTTGCTCGTGAATATCAGTATTTATGTGCCGGAAGCTCTTAACAAAGAAGAGAAAGCTACGCTGGAGAAAATGGATGCTTCGGATAACTTCAAGCCGAGCACTTCGGTGAAGGAGAAGATTTTCAAGAAGTTCAAGAGCTTCTTCGATTGA
- a CDS encoding nucleotide exchange factor GrpE: MNPKEKKVKEEEMNVEDILNNGAEDQPQNEQAEDAAPLTHEEELAQELGKAQETIEEQKDKYLRLSAEFDNYRKRTMKEKAELILNGGEKSLSSILPVVDDFERAIKTMETATDVNAVKEGIELIYNKFLAVLAQNGVKVIETKDQPLDTDYHEAIAVIPAPSEAQKGKILDCVQTGYTLNDKVLRHAKVVVGE; the protein is encoded by the coding sequence ATGAATCCGAAAGAAAAAAAGGTGAAGGAAGAAGAGATGAATGTGGAAGACATTCTGAACAATGGTGCGGAAGACCAGCCGCAGAACGAACAGGCTGAGGACGCGGCTCCGCTGACGCACGAGGAAGAGCTCGCGCAGGAGTTGGGAAAGGCTCAGGAGACGATTGAGGAGCAGAAAGACAAGTATCTGCGCCTGTCTGCCGAGTTCGACAATTACCGCAAACGCACCATGAAGGAGAAAGCCGAGCTGATTCTGAACGGTGGCGAAAAGAGCCTGAGCAGTATTCTTCCGGTAGTGGATGACTTCGAACGTGCCATCAAGACGATGGAGACGGCAACGGATGTGAATGCCGTGAAAGAGGGCATCGAGCTGATTTACAATAAGTTTCTGGCTGTGTTGGCACAAAACGGGGTGAAGGTCATCGAGACGAAAGACCAGCCGTTGGATACGGATTATCACGAAGCCATCGCAGTAATCCCTGCGCCGTCGGAAGCACAGAAGGGCAAGATTCTGGATTGTGTGCAGACGGGATATACATTGAACGACAAGGTGTTGCGGCACGCTAAAGTAGTGGTAGGGGAATAA
- a CDS encoding DNA alkylation repair protein, with protein MAEPFKNMYNEQFFDRFTKDLKLVINDFDARGFVARIMDDEWEKRELKQRCRHITAVLKEFLPADYKDAIAKILELLDYVKSTYPDFSVIDDEKFGLTLEYGAILDNYVEQYGLDDYETSVRAIENITQFTSCEFAVHPFIIKYPDEMMKQMLVWSKHEHWGVRRLASEGCRPRLPWAMALPNLKENPAPIIPILENLKNDPSRFVRLSVANNLNDIAKDNPETVIDLVKKWRGESKEVDWIIKHGCRTLLKQGNPEMMELFGFDSVIENISIDNFQIPTPKVKVGDSLEFSFKLLNHNDKKVRIRLEYGIYYQKANGTLTKKVHKISEKEYAGDSVTQITRKHSFRVVTTRKFHLGLHQIAVIINGNEFEKYSFELVD; from the coding sequence ATGGCAGAGCCTTTTAAGAACATGTACAATGAGCAGTTTTTCGATAGATTTACGAAAGACTTGAAACTTGTTATCAACGATTTTGACGCCCGCGGGTTTGTGGCCCGGATAATGGATGATGAATGGGAAAAAAGAGAATTAAAACAACGTTGCAGACATATTACGGCTGTTCTGAAAGAGTTTTTGCCGGCTGATTACAAAGATGCAATCGCCAAAATACTCGAACTGTTGGATTATGTAAAAAGTACGTATCCTGACTTCTCGGTCATAGACGATGAGAAGTTCGGGCTGACACTGGAATATGGGGCGATTCTGGATAATTATGTCGAACAATATGGGTTGGACGACTACGAAACTTCTGTCAGGGCGATTGAGAATATCACTCAGTTCACCAGTTGCGAGTTTGCTGTCCATCCTTTTATTATTAAATATCCGGACGAGATGATGAAGCAAATGCTGGTCTGGTCCAAGCACGAACATTGGGGAGTGAGACGGCTTGCGTCAGAGGGTTGCCGCCCGCGCCTTCCCTGGGCAATGGCGTTGCCGAACTTGAAAGAGAATCCTGCGCCAATCATTCCTATTCTGGAAAATCTCAAAAATGACCCGTCTAGGTTTGTACGATTGAGCGTTGCCAATAATCTGAATGATATTGCGAAAGATAATCCCGAAACGGTGATTGACTTGGTGAAAAAATGGCGGGGAGAGTCGAAAGAGGTGGATTGGATTATTAAACACGGCTGTCGGACTCTCTTGAAACAGGGTAATCCGGAAATGATGGAGCTGTTCGGCTTTGACTCTGTTATAGAAAATATCAGTATTGATAATTTCCAAATCCCAACGCCCAAAGTGAAAGTCGGAGATTCGTTGGAGTTTAGTTTTAAGCTGCTGAATCATAATGATAAAAAGGTCAGGATACGACTTGAATATGGCATCTATTACCAAAAAGCGAATGGAACGTTGACGAAAAAAGTGCATAAAATCAGCGAAAAAGAATATGCCGGAGATTCTGTTACACAAATAACCAGAAAACACTCTTTTCGGGTAGTGACAACGAGGAAGTTTCATCTCGGACTTCATCAAATCGCTGTAATAATCAACGGAAATGAGTTTGAAAAGTATAGTTTCGAATTGGTGGATTGA